A window from Kribbella jejuensis encodes these proteins:
- a CDS encoding VOC family protein — MTIAMYPSFVLDCPDPAVLAQFYGELLGWQVKTEEGWAEIRPEDGSNCINFQQVKDYKAPTWPTQDVPQQLHLDVMVRDLDEAEPEVLAIGATKAEHQPGTTFRVFLDPAGHPFCLCVD, encoded by the coding sequence ATGACTATCGCGATGTACCCGAGTTTCGTGCTGGACTGCCCGGACCCGGCCGTTCTTGCCCAGTTCTACGGTGAACTGCTGGGCTGGCAGGTCAAGACCGAGGAAGGCTGGGCGGAGATCCGCCCGGAGGACGGCAGCAACTGCATCAACTTCCAGCAGGTCAAGGACTACAAGGCGCCGACGTGGCCGACCCAGGACGTGCCGCAGCAGCTGCACCTCGACGTGATGGTGCGCGACCTCGACGAGGCCGAGCCCGAGGTGCTGGCGATCGGTGCGACCAAGGCCGAACATCAGCCCGGAACGACGTTCCGGGTCTTCCTGGATCCGGCCGGACACCCGTTCTGCCTGTGTGTGGACTGA
- a CDS encoding ROK family transcriptional regulator encodes MTVTAGGARPQLIREINEQVLLDHIRRSGPVSRTELAGLTGLSKPTVSAALGSLERTGLVYVTGQRTGVPGPAANLYEVRPDAGFVLGLDVGREYLRGAIADLAGTVRSRLSVRTKAGDAMARIQELVDLTATLAEEAGIDVAQLTQTVLGSPGVYDPRLDALTLTGRLSGWDSPATLAALRDRFGETLMIENDVDAAAIAERVHGHGRDVDSFAFVSVGTGIGMGLVLDGKLRHGSHGVAGEIGYLPFTEGSGSDQRDARKRGGFDASASAAAVVRAARRAGVRGAPTAEKVFAAAARGDALAAAVVAEEALLVAKAVCTVITVVDPDLVVLGGGIGQAPGFLEAVCKQLRVLAPVMPEVKASVLGTETVVTGCIAAGLDRAWQTLVGNSA; translated from the coding sequence GTGACGGTTACTGCCGGGGGAGCACGCCCGCAGTTGATCCGGGAGATCAACGAGCAGGTACTGCTCGACCACATTCGGCGATCGGGCCCGGTCTCGCGGACCGAACTCGCCGGCCTGACCGGGCTGTCCAAGCCGACCGTTTCCGCGGCGCTCGGCTCGCTGGAGCGGACCGGTCTCGTGTACGTGACGGGCCAGCGCACCGGCGTACCCGGTCCGGCCGCGAACCTGTACGAAGTACGTCCGGACGCCGGGTTCGTGCTCGGGCTGGATGTCGGGCGTGAGTACCTGCGGGGTGCGATCGCGGATCTTGCCGGAACTGTGCGGTCTCGATTGAGCGTGCGGACGAAGGCCGGCGACGCGATGGCGCGGATCCAGGAGCTCGTCGACCTGACTGCCACGCTCGCCGAGGAGGCCGGGATCGACGTCGCGCAGCTCACCCAGACCGTGCTCGGCAGTCCTGGTGTCTACGACCCGCGGCTCGACGCCCTGACGTTGACCGGGCGGCTGTCCGGATGGGATTCCCCGGCGACGCTGGCCGCGTTGCGTGATCGGTTCGGCGAGACGTTGATGATCGAGAACGACGTGGACGCGGCGGCGATCGCGGAGCGGGTGCACGGGCACGGGCGGGACGTCGACAGCTTCGCGTTCGTCAGCGTGGGCACAGGTATCGGCATGGGGCTGGTGCTGGACGGCAAGCTGCGGCACGGGTCGCACGGGGTGGCGGGCGAGATCGGGTACCTGCCGTTCACCGAAGGCAGCGGTAGCGATCAGCGGGACGCGCGCAAGCGTGGCGGGTTCGACGCGTCGGCGTCGGCGGCAGCCGTCGTCCGCGCTGCCCGCCGGGCCGGGGTGCGCGGCGCGCCGACCGCGGAGAAGGTGTTCGCGGCCGCGGCTCGTGGCGATGCCCTGGCCGCGGCGGTCGTTGCCGAGGAGGCCCTGCTCGTGGCGAAGGCGGTGTGCACGGTCATCACTGTTGTCGATCCTGACCTGGTCGTGCTCGGTGGTGGTATCGGTCAGGCGCCAGGATTCCTGGAGGCTGTCTGCAAGCAGTTGCGGGTGCTCGCGCCGGTGATGCCGGAGGTGAAGGCGAGCGTGCTCGGCACCGAAACCGTCGTCACCGGCTGCATCGCGGCCGGGCTCGATCGCGCCTGGCAAACCCTTGTCGGAAATTCCGCCTGA
- a CDS encoding winged helix-turn-helix transcriptional regulator, with the protein MRNTSFASMHCSLAQSLELIGDWWTPLILRDLYLGMDRFDQFAKDLGISRNLLTDRLATLVDGGLVRRTPYQQHPVRYSYELTGAGRELVPILMALTAWGDRWATPPAGQPIRFTHTTCGKLTTPTVCCSECGETLAMQDVVPSPGPGGRTAPGTALIAGVLGLEAKA; encoded by the coding sequence ATGCGCAACACCAGCTTCGCCTCGATGCACTGCTCGCTCGCCCAGTCCCTGGAGCTGATCGGCGACTGGTGGACGCCGCTGATCCTGCGCGACCTGTACCTGGGCATGGACCGGTTCGACCAGTTCGCGAAGGACCTCGGCATCTCGCGCAACCTGCTCACCGACCGGTTGGCGACGCTGGTCGACGGCGGGCTGGTACGACGTACGCCGTACCAGCAGCACCCGGTCCGCTACAGCTACGAGCTCACCGGCGCCGGACGGGAGCTGGTGCCGATCCTGATGGCACTGACGGCATGGGGCGACCGCTGGGCCACTCCCCCGGCCGGCCAGCCGATCCGCTTCACCCACACGACGTGCGGGAAGCTCACCACACCGACAGTGTGCTGCTCCGAGTGCGGCGAGACCCTTGCGATGCAGGACGTCGTACCGTCACCAGGCCCCGGCGGGCGGACCGCTCCCGGCACGGCGCTGATCGCCGGCGTGCTAGGACTCGAGGCGAAGGCGTAG
- a CDS encoding ABC transporter ATP-binding protein gives MPKTLRIFRLWITTSFRAAPWLMTASTVLVALRAITAPAQTYGVSRLVDGIASDRSSTIALGIAIIVGGLAISFVADTLGWPLQDTAQERMAGRVHADLLDVTTGIPGLSHHERPEVADKLELVRERAWRMGVGAEVLLWAFATVTNTVTVLTLLGSVHPVLLVLPLLGGARIWSAYLSSTRQQKAWEDSMPQERLVDRLIDVAKDPRMGLEVRVFGLGKVLLDRIFALQTERFDRRVAAARWGGKVDGAVRLVFGLAYAIAIIWVVARARDGQATAGDVVLVLLLAPQVDQMTGGIAQNVYWVGEVIRSFSRYDWLREYAKQNSWRSSQAPAPARITEGIELRDVGFSYPGSESAVLSGINLTVPAGSAVALVGENGAGKTTLVKLLARMYDPTTGRILVDGVDLATIQPDEWRSQLSAGFQDFVKFEFTAREVVSIGDLARAGDEDAVLTAIGRGDAESVVAGLPRGLDSQLGKKFADGVELSGGQWQRLALARAFMRERPLLLLLDEPTAALDPEAEHRLYEQYAEAAKIAAAETGGITVLVSHRFSTVRMADLIVVMHRGRIEEFGTHEDLLAAGARYAELFELQARAYR, from the coding sequence ATGCCTAAGACCTTGCGGATCTTCCGGCTGTGGATCACCACGTCGTTCCGTGCGGCGCCGTGGCTGATGACGGCCTCGACAGTGCTCGTCGCGCTCCGGGCGATCACGGCTCCGGCCCAGACGTACGGCGTGAGCCGCCTCGTCGACGGGATCGCGTCGGACCGGTCGAGCACGATCGCGCTCGGGATCGCGATCATCGTCGGCGGCCTGGCGATCTCGTTCGTCGCGGACACGCTCGGCTGGCCGTTGCAGGACACCGCGCAGGAGCGGATGGCTGGTCGCGTGCATGCGGACCTACTCGACGTGACGACCGGGATCCCGGGGTTGTCGCACCACGAGCGGCCCGAGGTCGCGGACAAGCTCGAGCTGGTCCGCGAACGCGCCTGGCGGATGGGCGTCGGCGCCGAAGTACTGCTGTGGGCGTTCGCCACCGTGACCAACACGGTGACCGTGCTGACGCTGCTCGGCTCGGTGCATCCGGTGCTGCTCGTGCTCCCCTTGCTCGGTGGCGCCCGGATCTGGTCGGCGTACCTGAGCAGCACCCGCCAGCAGAAGGCGTGGGAGGACTCGATGCCGCAGGAGCGGCTCGTCGACCGGCTGATCGACGTCGCCAAGGACCCGCGGATGGGGCTCGAGGTGCGGGTGTTCGGGCTCGGGAAGGTCCTGCTGGACCGGATCTTCGCGTTGCAGACCGAGCGCTTCGACCGCCGGGTGGCCGCGGCGCGCTGGGGCGGGAAGGTCGACGGAGCCGTCCGGCTGGTGTTCGGGCTCGCGTACGCGATCGCGATCATCTGGGTCGTGGCCCGGGCGCGGGACGGGCAGGCCACCGCGGGCGACGTCGTCCTCGTGCTGCTGCTCGCGCCGCAGGTCGACCAGATGACCGGCGGTATCGCCCAGAACGTGTACTGGGTCGGCGAGGTGATCCGGAGCTTCAGCCGCTACGACTGGCTGCGCGAGTACGCCAAGCAGAACTCGTGGCGCTCCAGCCAGGCGCCGGCGCCCGCGCGGATCACCGAGGGCATCGAGCTGCGGGACGTCGGGTTCTCGTACCCAGGTTCGGAGTCGGCGGTGCTGAGCGGGATCAACCTGACCGTGCCGGCCGGGTCGGCGGTCGCGCTGGTGGGGGAGAACGGCGCCGGCAAGACGACGCTGGTCAAGCTGCTCGCCCGGATGTACGACCCGACCACCGGGCGGATCCTGGTCGACGGCGTGGACCTGGCGACGATCCAGCCGGACGAGTGGCGGTCGCAGCTGAGCGCCGGGTTCCAGGACTTCGTGAAGTTCGAGTTCACCGCCCGCGAGGTGGTCTCGATCGGTGACCTGGCGCGGGCCGGCGACGAGGACGCCGTACTGACCGCGATCGGGCGCGGCGACGCCGAGTCGGTGGTCGCCGGCCTGCCACGCGGGCTGGACTCCCAGCTCGGCAAGAAGTTCGCGGACGGCGTCGAGCTCTCCGGCGGTCAGTGGCAGCGGCTCGCCCTGGCCCGGGCGTTCATGCGCGAACGCCCACTGCTCCTGCTGCTCGACGAGCCGACCGCCGCGCTCGACCCGGAAGCCGAACACCGCCTCTACGAGCAGTACGCCGAAGCCGCCAAGATCGCGGCGGCCGAGACCGGCGGCATCACCGTCCTCGTCTCGCACCGCTTCTCCACGGTCCGGATGGCCGACCTGATCGTCGTGATGCACCGCGGCCGCATCGAGGAGTTCGGCACCCACGAAGACCTGCTCGCCGCCGGCGCCCGCTACGCCGAGCTCTTCGAACTCCAGGCCCGCGCGTACCGCTGA
- a CDS encoding ABC transporter permease — protein sequence MTATLAAPDTPVVRPVPITRGYRFELVKLLSQWRVRVLIVACWLAPAVFVTVVSQQASLPVDTLFGRMMHATGWAGPLVLLGFSGSWALPLLTSLVAGDVFAAEDRLGTWRHLLVAVRSPRRIFVSKALSSLSVIVVLVIGLVVSSTVSGLLVVGNRQLIGLDGHLLSPGDAAGRVLLAWLCALAPTLALAAIGLLGSVAMGRSPMGLLLPAVVALAMQIVQQLPVPVAVRLALPGYAFISWNGLFTDPAQRGPLLIGVIVSLVWAVVATGLAYLLFVRRDFTNPTHDGSGRRALTAGLVPLVVLLGVSVAALAPVTGFGSGIEQDKVQRSVAIEFAHLYRLQTKQLNRADVTEAQLQTAAECTKGGDQVAARGPGNDWRCVISWHLPGVDVAGSAIYQLDINPLGRYVADGDGPKEVNGFFLVRTPSGDEPNPLWQFDGNIELLPVK from the coding sequence ATGACAGCCACGCTGGCTGCCCCCGACACCCCTGTCGTCCGGCCTGTCCCGATCACGCGCGGGTACCGCTTCGAGCTCGTGAAGCTGCTGTCGCAGTGGCGCGTCCGGGTCCTGATCGTGGCGTGCTGGCTTGCCCCGGCCGTGTTCGTGACGGTCGTGAGCCAGCAGGCCTCGCTCCCGGTCGACACGTTGTTCGGCCGGATGATGCACGCGACCGGCTGGGCCGGACCTCTGGTCCTGCTGGGCTTCTCGGGCTCGTGGGCGTTGCCGTTGCTCACCTCGCTGGTCGCCGGTGACGTGTTCGCGGCCGAGGATCGGCTCGGCACCTGGCGGCACCTGCTCGTCGCGGTCCGCTCGCCCCGGCGGATCTTCGTCTCGAAGGCGCTGTCCAGCCTGTCCGTGATCGTCGTACTCGTGATCGGCCTGGTCGTGTCGAGTACGGTCAGCGGTTTGCTTGTCGTGGGCAACCGTCAGCTGATCGGGCTCGACGGCCACCTGCTCTCGCCGGGTGACGCGGCCGGCCGGGTGCTGCTCGCGTGGTTGTGCGCGCTCGCGCCGACGCTGGCGCTGGCCGCGATCGGTCTGCTCGGATCCGTCGCGATGGGCCGGTCGCCGATGGGCCTGCTGCTTCCGGCAGTCGTCGCGCTCGCGATGCAGATCGTGCAACAGCTTCCGGTGCCCGTCGCCGTACGGCTGGCACTGCCGGGCTACGCGTTCATCAGCTGGAACGGCTTGTTCACCGACCCCGCACAACGGGGGCCCTTGCTGATCGGCGTCATCGTCAGCCTGGTGTGGGCGGTCGTTGCGACCGGCCTCGCGTACCTGCTGTTCGTACGCCGTGACTTCACCAACCCCACGCACGACGGCTCCGGCCGCCGGGCGTTGACGGCCGGCCTGGTGCCGCTCGTCGTGCTGCTCGGTGTCAGCGTCGCCGCGCTCGCACCCGTCACCGGCTTCGGTTCGGGGATCGAACAGGACAAGGTGCAACGGTCGGTCGCGATCGAGTTCGCACACCTCTACCGCCTGCAGACCAAGCAGCTGAACCGGGCCGATGTCACCGAGGCTCAGCTGCAGACCGCTGCCGAGTGCACGAAGGGCGGCGACCAGGTCGCCGCGCGCGGGCCCGGCAACGACTGGCGGTGCGTGATCAGCTGGCATCTGCCGGGCGTCGACGTAGCCGGCTCGGCGATCTACCAGCTCGACATCAACCCACTCGGTCGGTACGTGGCCGACGGGGACGGACCGAAAGAAGTGAACGGCTTCTTCCTGGTCCGCACCCCGTCCGGGGACGAACCGAACCCACTGTGGCAGTTCGACGGCAATATCGAACTGCTACCCGTCAAGTAG
- a CDS encoding ABC transporter ATP-binding protein: MDIPPAVRARAVTKCFGEVVALDGVDLDVAPGQLHGLVGPNGAGKTTLLGLLLGLAVADTGTLEILGTPVGRALAVPEGVAGFVDGPGLYPSMTARQNLSALAALRGDGTMKIDEAIDQVGLTDVADDRVRGFSLGMRQRLGLAAALLTKPRLLILDEPSNGLDPAGKKHVYGVLTKLAADGTAVILSSHRMDDVEALCSEVTILATGRVAFTGPISKLASEDTDLDYRVRTSDPVAGRRAALATPGIRLHETGLADNARNADDARDTGDVELLVVSATVPALDEFVKRLVREGVAVRELAPVVSPLEAAFLALTEQQETN, encoded by the coding sequence ATGGACATTCCGCCCGCTGTCCGTGCCCGCGCGGTCACGAAGTGCTTCGGTGAGGTCGTGGCGCTCGACGGCGTCGACCTCGACGTCGCGCCAGGTCAGCTCCACGGCCTGGTGGGACCGAACGGAGCCGGCAAGACCACGCTGCTCGGTCTGTTGCTCGGACTCGCCGTCGCCGACACGGGCACGCTGGAGATCCTTGGTACGCCGGTCGGCCGCGCTCTCGCCGTACCCGAAGGGGTTGCCGGCTTCGTCGACGGCCCCGGGTTGTACCCGTCGATGACCGCTCGGCAGAACTTGTCCGCGCTGGCCGCCCTGCGCGGCGACGGCACGATGAAGATCGACGAGGCGATCGACCAGGTCGGCCTGACCGATGTCGCCGACGATCGCGTCCGCGGCTTCTCGCTCGGGATGCGCCAGCGCCTCGGCCTGGCCGCCGCACTGCTCACGAAGCCCCGGCTGCTGATCCTGGACGAGCCGTCGAACGGTCTTGACCCGGCCGGCAAGAAGCACGTGTACGGCGTACTCACCAAGCTGGCCGCCGACGGTACGGCGGTGATCCTGTCCAGTCATCGGATGGACGACGTCGAGGCGCTCTGCTCCGAGGTGACGATCCTGGCCACCGGGCGGGTCGCGTTCACCGGCCCGATCAGCAAGCTGGCGTCGGAGGACACCGACCTCGACTACCGCGTCCGCACCTCGGACCCGGTGGCCGGCCGGCGGGCCGCTCTCGCGACGCCCGGCATCCGCCTGCACGAGACCGGCCTCGCCGACAACGCCCGAAACGCCGACGACGCCCGCGACACCGGCGACGTGGAGCTGCTGGTCGTGTCGGCGACGGTGCCGGCGCTGGACGAGTTCGTGAAGCGGCTGGTTCGGGAAGGCGTGGCCGTCCGGGAGCTCGCGCCGGTCGTGTCGCCACTCGAAGCTGCCTTCCTCGCCCTCACCGAGCAGCAGGAGACCAACTGA
- a CDS encoding ABC transporter ATP-binding protein, whose product MGLAVLGSLLGLAVTLLTGRVVGAVPGVVGGASGAMPIGRFSWLLGALLVVFVLDSLKPAAQQVATMVMDAGVVRAIGTGITDPLLKPRRIDHLEDADVLDVQERAKGKGGFHLAQGLGQLPWLLASRVTLVGSSVIVGAMFAWWVAAMLLAMTLLSEWYYGRLIEREIDTWWGNTEEQRRASYAFDLGMRDAPKELRVFGLHNWIVQRYVREWTDGYRPVWDRRRRNTRWTMLLGAVQLLANGIAILAVGRAALHGSLPLTQVATTLPAILAIGQSANGFGVVQVRRGLSAYRAMRDLPEVIATRHPEREVATESLKGHRIATMPAREIRFEKVSFHYPGSDKTVLRDLDLTIHAHEALALVGINGAGKSTLVKLLGGAYKPTSGRILVDGVDLAELDLAAWQRRVAAIVQDFVRFPLSVTDNVVFGAVEREGDELTLARVARESGIDDVVRGLPKGWDTVLDKTFDGGVDLSGGEWQRVALARALFAVHAGAGVLVLDEPAAALDVRAEAELVERYLELTSGVASLIISHRFSVVRNADRICVLSDGRIVEDGTHEELLAIDGEYAAMFKLQAERYVTGPEAVDA is encoded by the coding sequence ATGGGGCTGGCTGTCCTCGGCTCACTGCTGGGGCTGGCGGTCACGTTGCTGACCGGCCGGGTCGTCGGGGCGGTTCCAGGTGTGGTCGGCGGCGCTTCAGGTGCGATGCCGATCGGCCGGTTCAGCTGGCTGCTCGGTGCGCTGCTCGTCGTGTTCGTCCTCGACAGTCTGAAACCGGCCGCGCAGCAAGTGGCGACGATGGTGATGGACGCGGGCGTGGTGCGGGCGATCGGCACCGGCATCACCGACCCGCTGCTGAAGCCGCGGCGGATCGACCACCTCGAGGACGCCGACGTACTGGACGTGCAGGAACGCGCGAAGGGCAAGGGCGGCTTCCATCTCGCGCAAGGGCTCGGTCAACTGCCCTGGTTGCTCGCCAGTCGGGTCACGCTGGTCGGGTCGTCAGTGATCGTCGGCGCGATGTTCGCGTGGTGGGTTGCCGCGATGCTGCTCGCGATGACTCTGCTCTCCGAGTGGTACTACGGCCGCCTGATCGAGCGTGAGATCGACACCTGGTGGGGCAACACCGAGGAGCAGCGCCGGGCGAGCTACGCCTTCGACCTCGGCATGCGCGACGCGCCGAAGGAGCTGCGGGTCTTCGGGCTGCACAACTGGATCGTCCAGCGGTACGTGCGCGAGTGGACCGACGGCTATCGCCCGGTCTGGGACCGGCGCCGGCGGAACACGCGCTGGACCATGTTGCTCGGCGCCGTCCAGCTGCTCGCCAACGGGATCGCGATTCTCGCGGTCGGCCGGGCGGCGCTGCACGGCTCACTGCCGTTGACGCAGGTCGCGACCACGCTGCCCGCGATCCTCGCGATCGGCCAGTCCGCGAACGGGTTCGGCGTCGTGCAGGTCCGCCGCGGGCTCTCGGCGTACCGCGCGATGCGAGATCTGCCCGAGGTGATCGCGACCCGGCATCCCGAGCGGGAGGTCGCCACGGAGTCGCTCAAGGGGCACCGGATCGCGACGATGCCGGCGCGGGAAATCCGGTTCGAGAAGGTGAGCTTCCACTACCCCGGGTCGGACAAGACGGTACTGCGCGACCTCGACCTCACGATCCACGCGCACGAGGCGCTCGCGCTGGTCGGCATCAACGGCGCCGGGAAGTCCACGCTGGTGAAGCTGCTCGGCGGTGCGTACAAGCCGACGAGTGGGCGGATCCTCGTCGACGGTGTCGACCTGGCGGAGCTCGACCTGGCCGCTTGGCAGCGGCGGGTCGCCGCGATCGTCCAGGACTTCGTCCGGTTCCCGCTGTCGGTCACGGACAACGTCGTGTTCGGCGCGGTCGAACGCGAAGGCGACGAGTTGACGCTGGCCCGGGTCGCGCGCGAGTCCGGTATCGACGACGTGGTCCGCGGTCTGCCGAAGGGTTGGGACACCGTGCTGGACAAGACGTTCGACGGCGGCGTGGACCTGTCCGGTGGCGAGTGGCAGCGCGTCGCACTCGCGCGTGCGCTGTTCGCCGTCCATGCGGGTGCGGGCGTTCTGGTGCTGGACGAACCGGCCGCCGCGCTCGACGTACGGGCCGAGGCGGAGCTGGTGGAGCGGTATCTCGAGCTGACCTCGGGGGTCGCGTCGCTGATCATCTCGCACCGGTTCTCCGTGGTGCGGAACGCGGACCGGATCTGCGTGCTGTCCGACGGCCGGATCGTCGAGGACGGCACGCATGAGGAACTGCTGGCGATCGACGGCGAGTACGCCGCGATGTTCAAGCTGCAGGCCGAGCGGTACGTGACCGGACCGGAGGCCGTAGATGCCTAA
- a CDS encoding nuclear transport factor 2 family protein translates to MSIYHRIVARQVRKAFAQISAGNWEAMVAGMAPSFTYRFYGEHALSGERRTHEALRRWWERCFRLLPGTRFDVDDVIVSGWPWNTHVATAVTVHVKVVDGSTYDNVVHQFLRIRWGKITEVRTLEDTAVLQRTLDRLAAAGYEEAHAEPIVG, encoded by the coding sequence ATGAGCATTTACCACCGGATCGTGGCCCGGCAGGTGCGGAAAGCGTTCGCACAGATCAGTGCGGGAAACTGGGAGGCGATGGTCGCCGGGATGGCGCCGTCGTTCACGTACCGCTTCTACGGTGAGCACGCGCTCAGTGGTGAACGCCGTACGCACGAGGCGCTGCGGCGCTGGTGGGAGCGTTGCTTCCGGCTGTTGCCCGGGACGCGGTTCGACGTGGACGACGTGATCGTCAGCGGCTGGCCGTGGAACACGCACGTCGCGACGGCGGTGACCGTGCACGTGAAGGTGGTGGACGGTTCGACGTACGACAACGTCGTGCATCAGTTCCTGCGGATCCGGTGGGGGAAGATCACCGAGGTCCGCACGCTGGAGGACACCGCGGTCCTGCAACGGACCCTGGACCGGCTCGCGGCCGCCGGGTACGAGGAGGCCCACGCGGAGCCGATCGTCGGCTGA
- a CDS encoding M4 family metallopeptidase — translation MTLTDLDGSGYLNGRWANVRSATGTPAFTTNGTYFYNRHDDQFEQVMAYFWGTQSQKYLQSLGFGRDLPPVNAESQDYRVDQYGQDNSFERDNPDIITLGKGGVDDAEDGEVIVHETGHAVHAAQVPGFGSSEEAGSIGEAFGDYFAVTVGDWVAKQYGVPEREDLACVADWDSTSYTSTVPHCLRRLDTNKHYPQDMVGEVHADGEIWSQALYQLRTALGPAVADRIIIDAQFGFAPDTSFAAAARQTVATARSLYGPSQAAVAQKAFADRAIR, via the coding sequence GTGACGCTGACCGACCTGGACGGCTCGGGCTACCTGAACGGCCGGTGGGCCAACGTGCGCAGTGCGACTGGCACTCCGGCGTTCACCACGAACGGCACCTACTTCTACAACCGGCACGACGACCAGTTCGAGCAGGTGATGGCGTACTTCTGGGGGACGCAGTCGCAGAAGTACCTGCAGTCGTTGGGGTTCGGACGCGACCTGCCGCCGGTGAACGCGGAGAGCCAGGACTACCGGGTCGACCAGTACGGCCAGGACAACTCGTTCGAACGGGACAACCCCGACATCATCACGCTGGGCAAGGGTGGTGTGGACGACGCCGAGGACGGCGAGGTGATCGTGCACGAGACCGGTCACGCCGTGCACGCGGCGCAGGTGCCCGGGTTCGGGTCCTCGGAGGAGGCCGGCTCGATCGGTGAGGCGTTCGGCGACTACTTCGCGGTGACGGTCGGCGACTGGGTGGCCAAGCAGTACGGCGTACCGGAGCGCGAGGACCTGGCCTGCGTCGCGGACTGGGACTCGACGTCGTACACCTCGACCGTTCCGCACTGCCTGCGGCGCCTCGACACGAACAAGCACTACCCGCAGGACATGGTCGGTGAGGTGCACGCGGACGGCGAGATCTGGTCGCAGGCGCTGTACCAGCTCCGGACCGCGCTCGGCCCGGCGGTAGCCGACCGGATCATCATCGACGCGCAGTTCGGGTTCGCTCCGGACACCAGCTTCGCGGCCGCGGCGCGGCAGACCGTGGCGACAGCGCGCTCGCTGTACGGGCCGAGCCAGGCGGCGGTGGCGCAGAAGGCTTTCGCGGACCGCGCGATCCGCTGA
- a CDS encoding ferritin-like domain-containing protein, giving the protein MSQQIDTVDSLRQHLQWAIELEHSTLPPYLCALYSLDPARNPDAVDVVSSVFVEEMIHLSLACNLLNAVGGEPRLDTPDNLPGYPRRLPHGEVELSLLPFGPAALEMFLRLEKPEAPGAPGESDHYETIGQFYDAIEDGLRYLCETLGEDKVFSGDPARQVTAGPFQHTDGEVHPVTGLDSALAALEEIVEQGEGTARAEVWDGDHDIFHPDRDEVAHYYRFKELELGRRYQRGDTPQSGPTGEPVTVDLAGVTPMQPNPRRSDDPQIRAAQEEFDNTYCTLLYLLEQAFTGQPAMIRDATRAMFGLKAEALKLMRLSEDEQSTAGPTFRYVAPADRR; this is encoded by the coding sequence ATGAGCCAGCAGATCGACACCGTCGACAGTCTTCGTCAGCACCTGCAATGGGCGATCGAGCTCGAGCACTCGACGCTCCCGCCGTACCTGTGTGCGCTGTACTCGCTCGACCCGGCGCGGAACCCGGACGCCGTTGACGTGGTGAGCAGCGTGTTCGTCGAGGAGATGATCCATCTCTCGCTGGCCTGCAACCTGCTCAACGCCGTCGGGGGCGAACCGCGGCTGGACACGCCCGACAACCTGCCGGGGTATCCGCGGCGGCTGCCGCACGGCGAGGTGGAACTGTCGCTGCTGCCGTTCGGGCCGGCGGCGCTGGAGATGTTCTTGCGGCTGGAGAAGCCCGAGGCTCCCGGCGCGCCGGGGGAGAGCGACCACTACGAGACGATCGGCCAGTTCTACGACGCGATCGAGGACGGCTTGCGGTACCTCTGCGAGACACTCGGCGAGGACAAGGTGTTCTCCGGCGATCCCGCGCGGCAGGTGACGGCCGGCCCGTTCCAGCACACCGACGGCGAGGTGCACCCGGTCACCGGGCTGGACTCGGCACTGGCCGCGCTCGAGGAGATCGTCGAGCAGGGCGAGGGGACGGCGCGGGCCGAGGTCTGGGACGGCGACCACGACATCTTCCACCCGGACCGCGACGAGGTGGCGCACTACTACCGCTTCAAGGAGCTCGAGCTCGGCCGCCGCTACCAGCGCGGCGACACTCCACAGTCCGGCCCGACCGGCGAGCCGGTGACGGTCGACCTGGCGGGCGTCACGCCGATGCAGCCGAACCCGCGGCGCTCGGACGATCCGCAGATCCGGGCCGCCCAGGAAGAGTTCGACAACACCTACTGCACCCTGCTGTACCTCCTCGAGCAAGCCTTCACCGGCCAACCCGCGATGATCCGGGACGCCACCCGTGCCATGTTCGGGCTGAAAGCCGAGGCACTGAAACTGATGCGGCTGAGCGAGGACGAACAGAGCACCGCGGGCCCGACCTTCCGGTACGTTGCGCCCGCGGACCGCCGATGA